A genomic window from Sporosarcina sp. Marseille-Q4063 includes:
- a CDS encoding quinone oxidoreductase, which yields MKAIQFEEYGGPEVLKYMDVEIPEIGDQEVLVSVKAIGVNYADTARREGKYVVPTELPFIPGAEIAGEIVAVGKNVTHFIPGMRIVSLIESGAYAEFVKVHEMGLALIPNGVDYNDAVALPLQGQTAYHILKTMGRLEKGETVLVHAAAGGVGAISVQLAKIFGAGKVIATASSDEKLAHAEKLGADHLVNYTEEDWEQQVLQLTDGKGVDVALEMVGGDIFDKTVTCLAPFGRLVIFGAASGEQAQFYPAQLMRKNQSVIGFFLPQIVNKPELYLKSFSELLHYIDSGELELTIGGTYKLEDAAEAHRDLQGRKTMGKLVLIP from the coding sequence ATGAAAGCCATTCAATTTGAAGAATACGGCGGACCAGAAGTTTTAAAGTATATGGATGTAGAAATCCCGGAAATAGGTGATCAAGAAGTATTGGTCAGTGTGAAAGCAATCGGCGTGAACTATGCAGATACTGCGCGGCGCGAAGGGAAATATGTTGTTCCGACAGAATTGCCGTTTATTCCAGGCGCTGAAATCGCAGGTGAAATTGTCGCAGTAGGTAAAAATGTAACGCACTTCATACCTGGCATGCGTATTGTTTCGTTAATTGAATCGGGCGCTTATGCAGAATTTGTGAAAGTGCATGAAATGGGATTGGCACTGATTCCCAATGGTGTCGATTATAACGACGCGGTCGCACTTCCGCTGCAGGGGCAGACTGCTTATCATATTCTGAAGACGATGGGACGTCTGGAAAAAGGAGAAACAGTTCTTGTTCATGCCGCAGCGGGCGGTGTAGGCGCAATTTCTGTTCAGCTGGCTAAAATTTTTGGCGCCGGAAAAGTTATTGCGACAGCGAGCAGTGATGAAAAACTAGCGCACGCCGAAAAGTTAGGCGCAGATCATCTCGTCAACTACACAGAAGAAGATTGGGAACAACAAGTTCTTCAGCTGACAGATGGAAAAGGCGTGGATGTTGCCCTTGAAATGGTCGGCGGAGACATCTTCGATAAAACAGTGACATGCCTGGCTCCATTCGGCAGATTAGTCATATTCGGCGCAGCCAGCGGGGAACAAGCCCAATTTTATCCAGCGCAACTGATGCGTAAAAATCAATCAGTGATTGGCTTCTTCTTGCCGCAAATCGTGAATAAACCAGAGTTATATCTAAAAAGTTTCAGTGAGTTGCTTCATTATATCGACAGCGGTGAACTCGAACTGACAATCGGCGGCACGTATAAATTGGAAGACGCAGCCGAAGCGCACCGGGACCTTCAGGGAAGGAAGACTATGGGGAAACTGGTGTTGATTCCATAA
- a CDS encoding serine hydrolase has translation MDLTMNNKIFQDITSYTEQVKQEMHASASALIIMKDNKIVHEWYSGTHHFEKGARKIDNSSRFNVYSTRVTYVGLAIALAVYEGFLGLDDRLSDHLNEYDREILGDTTIRHLLTRCTGLKFENKNVNRVFDVATNIEGKRPDILAKILYKATGKTVNEVLSNRVFKPLNWKNTGWVTEGDHHLVCDINSSESYPTLRIGSNIGDERNLYVSARELALWGNLHLYSGMFEDSEILPKEIFDLATSVQSPNTLPSQLPKFGFLWWIKDSEVSVDYNELGSDLPDGSYQILGASGCSCTVIPEFNAVADRMYNSLNASENLGFDYVSDIQMFGNLVISSVDKMKFYIK, from the coding sequence ATGGATTTAACTATGAACAATAAAATTTTTCAGGACATTACATCATATACCGAGCAGGTAAAACAAGAGATGCATGCATCAGCTTCTGCGTTGATAATTATGAAAGACAATAAAATAGTACATGAATGGTATTCAGGTACTCATCACTTTGAAAAGGGAGCAAGAAAAATAGATAATTCTTCAAGGTTCAACGTCTATTCGACCAGAGTCACTTATGTTGGCCTCGCAATAGCATTAGCTGTATATGAAGGATTTTTAGGCTTGGATGATAGACTAAGCGATCATTTGAATGAATATGATAGAGAAATTCTTGGGGATACCACCATCAGACATTTATTAACACGTTGTACTGGTTTAAAATTTGAAAATAAAAATGTTAACCGTGTCTTTGATGTAGCAACTAATATTGAAGGAAAAAGACCGGACATTCTAGCGAAAATCTTATACAAAGCTACGGGCAAGACAGTAAATGAAGTTCTATCAAATAGAGTTTTCAAGCCATTAAACTGGAAAAATACCGGGTGGGTCACTGAAGGTGATCATCATTTAGTCTGTGATATAAATTCGTCTGAGAGTTACCCGACATTAAGGATCGGCTCCAATATAGGTGATGAAAGAAATTTATATGTAAGTGCCAGAGAGTTAGCTTTATGGGGAAATTTACATTTATATAGTGGAATGTTTGAAGATAGTGAAATACTCCCTAAAGAAATTTTTGATCTAGCAACTTCAGTTCAAAGTCCGAATACTTTACCAAGCCAACTTCCAAAATTCGGTTTTCTATGGTGGATCAAAGATAGTGAAGTGTCTGTTGATTATAATGAATTAGGTTCAGACTTACCTGATGGCTCATACCAAATACTAGGAGCATCTGGATGTTCCTGCACCGTTATTCCGGAATTCAATGCAGTAGCTGATAGAATGTACAATAGTTTAAATGCTTCTGAAAATCTAGGATTCGATTATGTAAGTGATATTCAAATGTTTGGAAACCTGGTTATTTCAAGTGTAGATAAAATGAAGTTTTATATTAAATAG